The following is a genomic window from Crossiella equi.
ACGGCAGCACCGCGGTCGGTGCCTCCGCCCGGATCTGGGCCTGCGGCCCCGGGAACAACTTCCAGCTGTGGACCGGGGTGACGGTCGGCAACGGGCAACCGGCGCAGGCGATCAGGAACAAGGAGACCGGGATGTGCCTGCACACCGAGCCCAAGGGCGAGACCGGGCTCTGGGTCGTGCAGAAGCCCTGTGACGGCCCGGAGGTCGGGGACAGCAAGCTGTGGGTGCTCGACATGAGGTGACGGCGGGCGCGCTGGCGCTGCTGCTGGCGGGGTGGCCGGGGTTCGCCTCGGCCGCCCCGGCCAGTCCGTGGCGCGAGCAGCTCGCCGTCGCACAGGCCCACGAGCTGTCCCGGGGCGAGGGCGTGGTGGTCGGCCTGGTGGACACCGCCGTCGACCCGGCCGACCCGGCGCTGGCCGGGGTGCTGCTGCCCGCCGCCGGTTTCCCGGACCGGCCCGGCGCACCGGACGGGCACGGCACCACGATGGCGCGGTTCGTGCACGCGGTGGCCCCGGCCGCCCGGATCCGGCCCGCCCACCTGGCCGGGGGCCCGGCCCAGGCCAACGCCGCCCTGCGCTGGCTGGTGGACCAGGGCGCCCGGGTGGTCAACATCTCGCTGGGCGGCAGCCCGGGCAGCACCGCCTTCGACGAGGGCCTCCGGTACGCGCTGGCGCACGACGTGCTGGTGGTCGCCTCGGCTGGCAACGCCGGTACCGATGCCGCGGTGCCCAGCCCGGCCGACCGGCCCGGGGTGCTCGCGGTGTCCCCTGTGGACGGTGCGGGGGTGTTCCGGGACGAGGTCGGCGTGCGGGGGCCGCGGGTGTTCCTGGCCGCGCCGGGGGTGTCGGTCGCGGCGGGCACCGAGCCGCCCCGGTCCGGGACCAGCCAGGCCGCCGCGATCGTCTCCGGGGTCGCCGCCCTGGTGCGCGCCCGCCACCCCTCCCTGAGCGGCCCCGAGGTGGCCGGGCTGCTGGCCCGCACCGCCCGGGACGCGGGCCCGCCCGGCCGGGACGACCGGTACGGGCACGGCATCGTCGACCCGGTGGCCGCCCTGGCCGCACCGGCCGAGCGGGCGCCGTCCTGGTGGTGGCTCGCGTTTGCACCGCTGGTCCTGCTCGGCGCGCTGGCCCGGTTCAGGCCCGGACGAGTCCGCGGATGAGGTCCAGGGCCTCGGTCACGCGGGCCCGGTCGGTGCGGTGGCTGAGCACGCACAGGCGCAGCAGGTACCGGCCGTCCACCCGGGTGCTGGACAGGAACACCCGCCCGGTGGCGTTGAGCCGCTCCAGGAAGCGGCGGTTGGCCTCGTCGCCGGCCTCGCGCAGCGCGAAGACGTTCACGGTCAGGTCCGGGGCCAGGGGGACGTCCAGCTCCGGCATCGCTGACAGCTCGCGGTGCACCAGCCGGGCCAGGTCCAGGCGTTCGGCCAGGGCGGTGCGGAAGGCCGCCAGGCCGTGCAGGTGCAGGGGCAGCCACAGGCGCAGGCCCCGGAACTCGCGGGTCAGTTCCGGGCCCAGGTCGCTGTAGTCCGGCGGCCACGGGTTGCGGTCCAGGTCCTGGAGGTAGCTCGCGTCCGCGGTGTGTGCCGCCCGCAGCGTCGACTCCTCCCGGACCAGCAGGACGCCGGTGCCGTAGGCCAGGAACATCGACTTGTGCGGGTCGATGGTGATCGAGTCGGCCGCCTCGATCCCCCGCAGCTTGGCCCGACCCTCCTCGGTGAGTTGGAAACCGCCGCCGTAGGCCGCGTCCACGTGCAGCCACAGGCCGTGGCGGCGGGCGAGCCCGGCCAGCTCCGGCAGCGGGTCGATCGTGCCGGTGCTCGTGCTGCCGCCCGTGGCGGTCAGCAGGAACGGGCGGTGCCCGGCGGCCAGGTCCGCGCGGACCATCTCCTCGGCGGCGGTGGCGTCCATGCGGTGGTCGGGGGTCACCGGGACCACGCGCACCTGGTCCGGGCGCAGGCCCGCGAGCAGGGCGGCCTTGGCCACGCTCAAGTGGGTGTGCTCGGTGACGTAGAGCGTGCCGCGCGCGTGGTCCTGGCCCAGGCGGTCCTGGCGGGCCGCGACCACCGCGGCGAAGGTGGCCAGCGATCCGCCCGTGGTGACCAGGCCGTTCGCCCCCTCCGGCAGGCCGAACTCCGCGCACAGCCAGCGCAGCACGCTGTCCTCCATGGCCACCAGTGCCGGGGCGGTCGCGGCCACGCCGGTGTAGCGGTTCACCAGCAGGGACAGGAACTCCGCCAGCGCGGAGGAGACCAGGCCGCCCGCCGGGAAGTACGCCAGGTAGCCCGGACCGGCGGTGTCCACCGCGTTGGCCGCCGCCTCGCCGAAGGCCGCCACCAGGTCCGGGAAGGAGCCCGGGGTCTCGGCGGGCGGGTCGAAGGGTTTCGGCTCGCTCAGCCGGGAGGCCGGGGCCTGCGGCAGGGTGTGCAGGAAGTCGGCGGCGAACTCGGTCGCCGTGGTCATCATCGCGGCCAGCTCCGCGCGGCTCGGGTCCCAGGACATGCCAGGCACGGTAGGAACCGGCCGGGCCCGCGGTCTTGTACGTTATTGCGCCCGGCCGCGCAGGTACCCGCCGGGCGGCACGCCCACGATGCGCCGGAAGTGCCGGGACAGGTGCGCCTGGTCGACGAAGCCGAGCTCCGCCGCCGCCCCCGCCGGGCTGGTGCCCGCCGCCAGCA
Proteins encoded in this region:
- a CDS encoding S8 family serine peptidase — translated: MGARHEVTAGALALLLAGWPGFASAAPASPWREQLAVAQAHELSRGEGVVVGLVDTAVDPADPALAGVLLPAAGFPDRPGAPDGHGTTMARFVHAVAPAARIRPAHLAGGPAQANAALRWLVDQGARVVNISLGGSPGSTAFDEGLRYALAHDVLVVASAGNAGTDAAVPSPADRPGVLAVSPVDGAGVFRDEVGVRGPRVFLAAPGVSVAAGTEPPRSGTSQAAAIVSGVAALVRARHPSLSGPEVAGLLARTARDAGPPGRDDRYGHGIVDPVAALAAPAERAPSWWWLAFAPLVLLGALARFRPGRVRG
- a CDS encoding pyridoxal phosphate-dependent decarboxylase family protein; the encoded protein is MSWDPSRAELAAMMTTATEFAADFLHTLPQAPASRLSEPKPFDPPAETPGSFPDLVAAFGEAAANAVDTAGPGYLAYFPAGGLVSSALAEFLSLLVNRYTGVAATAPALVAMEDSVLRWLCAEFGLPEGANGLVTTGGSLATFAAVVAARQDRLGQDHARGTLYVTEHTHLSVAKAALLAGLRPDQVRVVPVTPDHRMDATAAEEMVRADLAAGHRPFLLTATGGSTSTGTIDPLPELAGLARRHGLWLHVDAAYGGGFQLTEEGRAKLRGIEAADSITIDPHKSMFLAYGTGVLLVREESTLRAAHTADASYLQDLDRNPWPPDYSDLGPELTREFRGLRLWLPLHLHGLAAFRTALAERLDLARLVHRELSAMPELDVPLAPDLTVNVFALREAGDEANRRFLERLNATGRVFLSSTRVDGRYLLRLCVLSHRTDRARVTEALDLIRGLVRA